Within the Glycine soja cultivar W05 chromosome 3, ASM419377v2, whole genome shotgun sequence genome, the region CAACGACAAGTTTGACTTGGGAAAGTTTTTTGCAGAATTTGTTTGAAACACAAgctctttcatttttttgctATAGTCTGATAACTATAGCTTCTTTggttgggtttttttttctagCTATAATGTATATGTATGACACACACATGTAGTGCACAACACTCCAGATAGGTAGGTTTTAACTTCAAATGAACTTGTTGTAGCAAACAGATTCAGTTAGAATAGATCTGACATATAAAATAGCCATTTTATGAACTTTCAAGATTGGTTTATCTTTAGCCTTTGCCTTTAACTagcttttctgtttttatttcttacttcAAACCCTTCTGTTTCATGAAAAGTCACAATTACGGAATTACCATCTCGGTAATCTGTGGACTGCGGCAACAGTTGTTTACATTAAGttaatctaaattatttctgttaacactttccttaatttttatataatccaCAATTTCATCTTcttaaaaatgtataaacaggcaagtttttatttttatttttcatgactAAATAGCAATAATTTAATTCGGTCAGAAGATTGAAATAgttgaataaataaatgaagCTTTCCATCTGGTGGTCATCCAAGAGACTTGAGATATTGTTGAGACTTGAGATGCAATGGCAACATTTACATATGATTTAATTTGTTCCTTCATTGAAAATTGCGTTGTATTTATATCTTGCTTTTATAAATCTGGGGAGATTCAACAGATCACGTAGAATCTACACcaaaagtaaaattttgaaCAGACGAGTATCATGCAGAATTGgtcaataaaattgattatagtTCAATTTATTGATCTTAATAACTTCAACTGTCTACAAGGGTTCTCTTCCCATGGTCGACAAGATTTATGCATTTGCTCTCTTGGTCAATAAAGTCTTTATGCATTTCAATTAAATCAGCAATGACAGGTTCTAACTTCTAACTGATGATAATGTCCTATCGATTGTTTTCGTGTGTGACACAGAGTTCTCATTTATAATGTACATCTCCCTCTCTACTCATAATAGGCTGACTTTTAGGACTAGCATCTCCTTTGTAATGGAAACCAAGTGTGAAACTAGAATGATAAATTCATAAACATATtgtatcttatttatttatttaaatatgatacAGATTTCATGCTTATTAATTTCAGATAACAATTCTACATAGCCAAGGCCAGAGGACAACATAGACAATAATTTGATGCAGATGTCAAGCTGTTGGGAAAACTCATACTTTCCCGCTTCGTGAAGTTTAAGATAGACACTTAGTAATTAAAGGTAGTAATGGAGGCACACGATTATAATTCTCCAATATGGAGATTCTTCCACTATACAAAGTGATAGTAGGGTTACAAGGATGTGTTTACAAAATTGACTCACTTTATGGTGGCTCACTCAAGCTTGAGGATAGAGACTTCCCAAgctatttatcttctctctcaGAGAGGCTTACTCAAGCTTGAGGATAGAAACTTCCCAAgctatttatcttctctctcaaaGAGGCTCTCTACTTGGATCGACTCACTCTATGGTGGCTCACTCAAGCTTGAGGATAAAGACTTCCTAAgctatttatcttctctttcaGAGAGGCTTACTCAAGCTTGAGGATAGAGACTTCCCAAgctatttatcttctctctcaGAGAGGCTTACTCAAGCTTGAGGATAGAGACTTCCCAAgctatttatcttctctctcaGAGAGGCTCTCTACTTGGATTGACTCATTATACGGTGGCTCGCTCAAGCTTGAGGATAGAGACTTCCCAAGCAATTTATCTTCTCTCAGAGAGGCTTTCTACTTGGATTGAGTCACCCTATGGTGGCTCACTCAAGCTTGAGGAAAGAGACTTTTCAAgctatttatcttctctctcaGAGAGGCTCTCTACTTGGATTGAGTCACCCTATGGTGGCTCACTCAAGCTTGAGGATAGAAACTTCTCAAgctatttatcttctctctcaGAGAGGCTTACTCAAGCTTGAGGATAGAGACTTCCCAAgctatttatcttctctcttaGAGAGGCTTTCTACTTGGATTGACTCACTCTACGGTGGCTCACTCAAGCTTGAGGATAAAGACTTCCCaaactatttatcttttttctcaGAAAGGCTTACTTAAGCTTGAGGATAGAGACTTCCGAAgctatttatcttctctctcaGAGAGGCTTTTTCTCACTCTAAGAAGTGAATTCACTCTTTGTCTTGGATTGATAGGAATGAAGGCTCCTACCCTTATTTATACTACTCCACCTCCACAATGAATGGTGGAGATTACTTGTATCCTAGGGTGGAGACTAATTCTCTAGAATGCTCCACACATTTTAGGAGTCTTTACACTCTTCTACTCTCTTCCATGCTTTTTCATAAGGTTCCAGAAGGTTTCACACATCTCTAGAATATTTTAGAGGTTTCCACATTCTTCCACAAACTTCTAGAGAGTTCTACACTACTCTAGAGTTCTCCAGAACGTTCTAGAAAATTCTACACTTTTCCAGAAAGCTCCAGAATTTTCTAGAACCTCTCAAATTAAGGAGGGATCCCAACACAAACTTCCAACTTTCATTTAACAATTCTGCAAACAACCAAAGCCAGTGGTAGAGTTCCTGGTATATGCCCTCACAGACCAGAATTGGAAGAGAGAGACATATTATGTGAGggatgttatgttcactcacaAAAATAAGGGACATTttacaaacacctactgcattaAGCGTCATGATTTTCCTCAAAGTTAGTTTAATGATTTGTATTTAGTTGCTCTAGTCTACCAAATACTTTAACTGGTTTATTTATCCCAATTTCATTAAATCTTTCACGTGAGGACTTGATATCAAGTCATGTTGcaactttataattaaaaaaataaaataaaaaagtttgaaggcagaaaaaaaaatcccaaattcaaaacagTCCAATGATAAACGGGGTAAAACAATAGGACTGTAGAACATAGATACCCCCAAGGCCCCAACTGACGAGCAATTTTGCAATCACTTTGTTGAATAGAAAACAGTTGCCTGTTGTCCCAGAGACCCGCACTTACCTCCAAGCGGttgatcattttaattaaaaatgaaagagtTGAGGAAGAAAAACGATATAGTCTTGTAGATGTTGTCGTATCATACTTCAACATAAATACTATGATCAGTTAGGCCACATGTCCTTACCCTCAGGTACATTTTgggaaaattaaatttctccaatCAAAATAGAGTAcctatgagtttttttttttgtaccatAGTAGATATTGTTTGGTAAATTACTAGTTAGATCATCAACCCGTGTATGTGCACAGAAATGACAGCAGCAATTTccatataataaaattacagagtcatgaaaaaaatggtgaaaTATAGACAATTGATGAATTCTTGaacaattttattatacattgagatgaaattaatttttttattatcgaaTCTATGCTATGtaagccccccccccccccccctgtGTGTATAATGTATATGTATACACATCTTTTAGTTTTAATAtctagaaaaatgtttttaatatttagttCTTTCGTGACATATATAATGTTGgtacattaattatttagttagtttttaatttttatttattttaatatttttttccaaactactcataaaattttatcattaaataaacaataagttaaaaatatttagtagtcAAATTTACTATAACGAAGTTGATCATTAAATAAACAGCATGTTCTTATGCAGATGCAGATATATTACAGATGgaccttgtttttttttgtcagaaTAGATAGACCTTTCAGCACATAGGTGGGCTAGAGTCCAGGCCCGAAGCGTTTGAGTGATTGTTAGGGTAATCCAATAATCAAAGAAAACACAATATAAAATACATTGAACGATAGGGGCAAAAcggtaagaataaaaaagagtgGAACACCGTTGGATCACTATCCTCAAAAACGCTGAACCGTAGATATATAGCGAAGGTGAAAAGTGAAGAGCGGAtttcaaaaattcaaatctCAAACGCTTCTCTCCCCGAACCCGCTCTCACACCCTTTCACGtcgatagagagagagagagagagagagagagagagagaagaagccATTTTCATTTCTCAGAAGCCACTTTCAGAATCGGATCTACGAACCAAACATGTCTTCGAAAGAGAAGGGCGTCAACGTTCAGGTCCTCCTCCGTTGCAGGTAATTCCGTTTTCCTTCGTTAATTTCCTCGTTCTGGAACTCCATTTCCAACCCTTTAACGTCGTTAATTTTTTCGCAGGCCGTTTAGCGACGAAGAGTTACGAAGCAACGTGCCACAAGTCGTGACTTGCAATGAATACAATCGAGAAGTGGCCGTGTCTCAGAGCATCGCCGGCAAGCACATTGACAGGGTTTTCACCTTCGATAAGGTCCTTCTTAGTTCTCACTCTTCTCTCTGTTCAAATCACATTCGGTAATTTATGATCTTCAAGCTTGAGTTTACGGAAATGGACGCAAATAGTGAGatgttaagttagttttagggggatttcaatttcaaatctgTAATGTGTGTTCGTTTTATCTTGTGAAGGTTTTTGGTCCTTCTGCACAGCAAAGGGATCTTTATGACCAAGCTGTTATTCCGATAGTTAATGAAGTTCTAGAGGGCTTTAATTGTACTATATTCGCGTATGGTCAAACTGGTACGGGAAAAACCTACACCATGGAAGGGGAATGCAAAAGGGCCAAGGTATGCTTTAGTGTCTATGAATGATGAATAATGAGTTATGTTAGTGATTTTATTTGAGCTTTATTTGAGTATTGTACTACAGAGTGGTCCCAATGGAGAGTTGCCTACAGGAGCTGGAGTTATTCCTCGGGCTGTCAAGCAGATTTTTGACACACTTGAGAGCCAGAATGCTGAGTACAGTGTGAAGGTCACTTTTTTGGAATTGTATAATGAAGAAATCACTGATTTGCTTGCCCCGGAGGAGCTTTCAAAGGCTTCTTTGGAGGAGAAGCAGAAAAAGCAGCTGCCTCTCATGGAGGATGGTAAAGGTGGAGTTCTAGTAAGAGGCTTGGAGGAAGAGATTGTGACGAGTGCCGGTGAGATTTTTACTCTTCTGGAGAGAGGGTCTTCTAAACGACGAACTGCAGAAACTTTGTTGAACAAGCAGTCAAGGTAGGTAACGTTTGTTTTGCTATTTCTTTAGTTGACAGGAACTGGAATCAATTTTTGATTACTTACTAAGACTTGTTTTCTCTTTTCAGTCGATCGCATTCGTTGTTTTCTATTACAATCCACATCAAAGAAGCAACCCCAGAAGGTGAAGAACTGATAAAGTGTGGTAAACTTAATTTGGTGGATCTGGCTGGGTCAGAAAATATATCTCGTTCTGGTGCTAGGGAGGTAATACATAATAAGCTTGTCATTTGTTCAgtgttctctctctctttctctctctctctctatatatatatatgatggtgTTTACCtatagaataataattttgaactaGTAAGTTGAATTTTGTTTGTGTAATATTTGTTAGGGTCGTGCCAGGGAAGCAGGGGAAATTAACAAAAGTTTGCTTACTTTAGGGCGAGTGATCAATGCACTAGTGGAGCACCTGGGTCACATCCCTTACAGGTTCTTAACTTTTCGGCCTTTGACACTGCTTCATTCTTTTGAGTCTTTGGAATTATCCTTTTCTTTGTGTGCTTACATGGATAAGTTGGTATTTAGGGATAGTAAATTGACGCGTTTACTGCGTGATTCACTTGGAGGAAGAACGAAGACATGCATCATAGCGACAGTGTCTCCTGCAGTTCATTGCTTAGAAGAAACTTTAAGCACGCTGGATTATGCACACAGGGCAAAGCACATAAAAAATAAGCCTGAGGTTTGCTATTGAGAATGTTTACGATACCATGCATCTTTAGCGATAGTATCTTTCAAACATTTCATGTGAATATGTTACAAATATAGTACTTCTACAAGGATTTCATGAGATTTTGGACTATATTTGTGTTTTACAGTCATTAactaaatatatgataaaatcatctataataaaattcttaaacaGAGGAACTGATTTGTGTGTTCTATTGTATCCATATTAGACAAGTATGCATTGTTTTTaacctcctttttcttttctgataTTTTTTAGGTTAACCAAAAAATGATGAAATCGACACTTATCAAAGATCTTTATGGTGAAATTGAACGCCTTAAGGCAGGTGAGTTGCATTGTAGATTTGTAGTTGCTGAAGTAAGTATCGCTTGGATTCTTCAGATTTCCTGCTAAAGTGTCTCATTCTTgatgaaaatcataaaatttgtgACATTGACCAGAGGTTTATGCTACACGCGAGAAAAATGGAGTATATATTCCAAAGGAAAGATACTATCAGGAGGAGACCGAAAAAAAGGTTATtttcctctctcttctttttttgtctgGTACCTTCTGTTGCAATATGGAAAATTCATCAAGAGCAGTACTATTGGTCTATGTAACTTTTAGCTGCTGAGATCATAGAGATCATTCTGGTTTAGAGTGCCTTGGACATTTCTAGTCGTCTAGcatgtttttaaatattggtcctttattaatataaatttttttggtgTTTATTTTCATGATCACTTTTTCGAGGTCTTTCATTGATGCATGATTTTCTTCTGTCTAGGCCATGTCAGATCAAATTGAGCAGATGGGCGTCACAATAGAAACTCAACAGAAGGTTTGCTTTATTGAAAAAGCTATTTATGTATAGAATATAAGGCGTGCCTGCTTGTTGTTCCTGTTATGCCTGACTTGTTTTCTATGTTTCAACCAGCAACTTGAGGATTTGCAAAACAAATACGTTGACCAAATTCGGCAGTGTTCTGATTTGAGCAACAAACTTGATAGTACTCAGGTGagttatcaatttttttgttcaatattaTTATGGAATTTTATATGCTTTGTTATAAGGAGATGGTGATGAATCACACAGAAAAACTTGAACAAGACTAGCAAGTTGCTTGCCAACACAGAGGAAGAATTGAAGAAATGCCACTATACCCTGAAAGAAAAAGACTTCATCATTTCCGAGCAGAGAAAAGCAGGTATGCTGTATACATTATCGCCTTTCTATCACTGTTTCTTGTGTAATGTTTCGTTGTGATAAAGTTAATTATGTGCGGCAGAAAATGCTCTGGCTCATCAAGCATGTGTTTTACGAGCTGATTTGGAGAAAGCTCATCAGGATAATGCttcattatttttgaaaattggtAGGCCTTATTCTTTTCTCTGTTATGATCGACTAAGAATTGAGATGTGTTTATTGACTTATTTATCTGTCTGGTAATATAGGTAGGGAAGATAAATTAAACTCAGATAACAGAGCTGTAGTGAACAATTTCCAAGCGGAGCTTGCTCAGCAGGTTGGTTCACTTTGCAATACTGTTGCAACATCGTTGTCTGAACAGAATGAACATCTAGAAGGTGTGAAGAAGCTCTGTCATTCTTTTTTGGACCTTCATGATAAGGTGTGTACGTCAAATATCCAATACCGTTGCTCTTGTCAGCGACATTCTTTGTTGGTTTCATCCAATTTGTTGAATCCTTTCCCTCCATATTTTTACGTTTCTTGTAATAGTTTATCTGTAAATTCTCTCATTCCCCTTTTTGTTTTCTGTAGGCGGCTGTTGATTTGAAAAGGAAAGTGACATCTCTGAGGACCTTGTATATATCTCATTTTGAGGCAGTGGAAAATGTTGTACGCTTGCATAAGGCGGGCTCTGATGCTAACTTGGAGGAACTATCATCAGTTATATCCTCTAATGGTCATTCTATTGAGGAAGTATGTTTCAGctgtttcaaattattatttctacTTTTACTGTTATGTCtttggcattttttttattcttctaaccactaaaataaaaattttattcttgGTGAATCAGTTTCTTGCATCTGAGGCCACTGAAGCTGGTTCAATATTTGACGATCTTCAGAGAACCCTTTCAACTCAGCAGGATGAACTGGAACTATTTGCAGGGAAACTACGCAGTGTATGTGCTTCgaagttttccttctttttaccTGTTTATAGCTTTTAACAAATTTGTCACATCTTTTGTTTCTCTGTTCTGGACAGCATcctgtatatttattttttctttgttatgaCTGATATTCTTTATCTTCTTCTGACTCTGTTATGACTGATATTCTTTATCTTCTTCTGACTCTGTTATGTTGTGTATTGTAAATCAAAGAGATTCAATCTCAGTCTTGAACAAATAAAAGATATCTCTGATCGCTCTCAAGAATTTGTGGATAAGCTATTTGAAGAATCAAAAAAGCTTGAAGACTATGCATCACAGGCTGACCAAATGCAAATGAAGAGCATTGATGAGTTTAAGAAAGCATATGAGGTTATAACATAATATTAACATGTATTGTTTGAAAGATGGTTATGATGATTGTTGACATCTGATGTAGACATGTTATCTATTCTGTACAGGAGCAATCAAAATCTGATACAGAGAAACTTATTGCCAATATGACTAGTTTAGTTTCTGATCACATTCGGCGACAAATGGATCTGGTCAGTATGGGTCTTCTTTTTTATAGTCGTATCTTTTTTTGGCCCTTGATGGGTGAAGATTGGGGTGGATGGGCGGTTGAATAACTTTTTGTTTCTGTTCCTGTCAATTTAGTTTGTTGTCTTGGATTGATGATTGGCCTTGCAGGTAGACTCAAAGCTTGTTGATCTTAGAGAAAGTGGCATCAAGAACAAGTCCTTCTTAGATGGACATGTGTCATCAATGGGAGATATTGTGACCAATGCAAAAAGGAAATGGCAGGCCTTTTGCGTGCAAGCAGAAAAGGATGCAAAAGACACTGCTGATGATTCTGCCGCAAAGCATTGTCGTATGGAGAAACTCATACAGCGGGGGTAAGTGATTttcctcaagtttttctcaTCCGGATCCACTCACTCACATGCATTCTAACTTTCTTTTCCAATCCTTAGTGTTCATACTGCTCAATCGGCTTTCGAACATACAAAGAAGACACATGAGGCTGTAAATGAGATGGGGACCAAACATATTTCAGCAACAGAGTCAATTGTCAGGTACGGATATGATTATTGCCTGTGTTTTTCTTGGTCCATTTTACTGTTTTGATGCTTCATTAATAGGCTTCATGCGATGTGATATCAAATACTTTGGTACAGGAATGCTACTGATAACAATGTGCAACATGTCGTTGAGGTCCATTCTGCACGAGTTACAGCAGAGGAAGATGTGGCAAAGAACAGTGAGGATCTTCTTGAGCAGTTAGATGGTGAGTATTGTGTTGGATGTCCTTCGATTTATAACTTTCATTCAGCAAAATTTACCTCTGCAGCTGAGATTGTTTGATCATgatttaacaaatatttaagaGGCATGAATCACCAAATATCTCAGTTTTGTGTCAAAATGTCTTGTTATATAATGCATTCATCATCCTTTTTTTCTTGGGGTGCATTTTTTGCAGTCACGTCTGCACAGGAGAGGGAATCCATATCTGGCGTATTAAATGTGGTGAGAACTCATGCAAATACACTTGAGACGCTACGAGAGGATCACAATGGCCAAGCTACTTCAATTGAACACACAACAAGCAAAACTTTCCAACAGCAGTACAGGGTAGGTTGATTGGGTTTCTATTTCGTTCTCGGAAAATCAAATAGAAACATGATTTAATAGACATGTTTAACATTAATGAACATGTGTTGTTGCTTCCTCTCTTGTCTTGCAGGACTATGAGGCTAGCGGCACAACACCTATAAGATGTGAGCCTGATGTTCCGACAAAGGGGACAATAGAGTCTCTTCGGTCGTTGCCAATGGAAGACCTTCTTGAGGAATTCCGGGAAAATAATCCATATGAATCTAATGATGTAAAGGAGTTGAAACCATCGCTTATTCCACGATCGCCTCTTACTCAGCTGAACTAACGGCGGTGGTTGGGTCCTCTGTTCTTGAGTCAAATTTGTATTTCTATTGTAACATCACATTGCCTTTGTTACCCATTAAATTGTTGGAAGAATGCATCATCATCCGCagatagattattttatttgatatttagaGCAAAGTACTCATGTAAATCCCACCTTGGGATGAAGTATAGGataaataatgtttaattttaagtaaGGCTCGCGTGGTTATtcttgtcattttattttttggctgTTTGCCATCTACTTCTAGTTCTGTCTCTTGTAACGATATGGGCATACTCGCTTTTGTGTGTGTAGTCTTTGAAACTTCAAAAACATTTCCTATCTGCCTAAAATTTGAactaattgttaaattttgtaTCTGCAATCAAACAGTTTAATGATTTATTTGTTCTACTGGTGGGACAAGAATTAGTTATTCTTTAGGTTCGGAAGATGTGAAACCATTtagatgataatgatgataaaTATTAGTTAGAACTTAAACAAGTCCCCCTAAAAAAATTcgtcttttaataaatttttctacaaacacttatagaaaaaaaaagatgatataaatttttttataagttaaagtTTACTGTTTTGagatgttaattttattttttataaattagattATGCACAagttaaacttaattttaaattttttcaaataaatatttatgaaacatCTATAATTTTGTTAGTAATGCCATATTTTAGTCTAAATACAATAGAGCAACATGATGAAATAATGCTTGTGTAATAGAATGATGTTTTTGGATAGTTTACTTTGCTCTTGAAAacgaaaatgattaaaatagtgTTTAAAACCACTCAAGTTGTCTAATTCAAGATGAAAAAtgttaaatcataatttttaatatatttttaatcttattttttatgattaattaaatttattaaaaaatgtaaaaatgtgtaggtttttcattttatttttgcttataatttcatacttttttttttacaattttcaattaataatagtGTGCTTGAGTGTATTGTTAACCTTTTAAGACCAGTTAATTTCTTTGTAAACAATTAGCTAATCGATTGATGCCTTtagaaaaaagttttttgaaaaaatgcgagaaatttttttatgaaaaaaaattcaaaaatgttttttgaaatttgttattataccgtgtatcatttttttaaagaaaacttctAAAATGTGTACGGGTTGGTAAAATTATTATACTAAAAACAGTAGtattatttttgtgaaaattaatGTTGAATTTGACTGgaaaacaagtaaaaaaagtatagaaataaagtaaaaaaattaaaatcaaatagaaggaaaaatcaattatttaagattttctatttccaaatgaacaaaaaatgataataaatatacGAAAGTCACAATAAgcactttataattttaatgatttagTGGACATAAACATCTATCCCAAAAGTTACTTACAAGTCATTAATTATATAAGTTTACAGAAAGTAGTCTTTATGAGAGCATGCGGGTCTTGCAAAACAACTTTTACATACTCGTATGATACACAACACGAGTTGCACCACTGTCGTTAAATGAcacaagtgattttttttttttaatcttgtgagttgaaaatataaaacatctCTTGAAATAAATTAGTCATAAATCAAATTAGATTAATCAAGTTGaagattattttctaaaaataaagaatCTAGGAAGAAAAGCTCAAACTAtagttatatttaaataaataagagaaaaaaaatttataattttacacaattatttaattacaaattatcatgtaagataaatttgttaattttttaaataattatcttgaagtaatttaaatgataatttatgatgTAATTAAATGCATGACAGTATATAACTGTTTTTCACTGTTAAGGTATATATTAAACTcttaaataattctttttaaaaattaaaaaattaataacataagtaatatattaaaagataaaaaatagttttattgtcCAATTTTTTTGTCACAATATTTAAGGAAAAGAATAACACCTCGTAATAGAAAACTTTTAGACTCAAAAAATACTTACAAGGAACTTACATTTACCTTAGTTGCAAAGAAAAGTAGAGGCTAGAATCTGTGACTTATGAGGCACAAGACCATATCTTGCTTCATTCAACCAATCCTTGGACCTTTCATTATCTTGTTTAATTGTTCACAAAACatttctcaaatttttattatttttttctgataTTCTCAAATTTGAATGGGGTGTcctgaaaatattttatgatacaATAATACGTTATGATGTTActttgtaaaattaatattttatatgttcCTAAAAGTATTATAAAGTACTAAAAAGATATGTTATTAAACAGTTACATGTTTTTTAAGTTGACAATGGTAAATATAAAATTCTGAAACTATTATCAGTATCGTTAAACTTGAAAAGGTCATATCCTCTGCGGATTTTTGCCTTTGAATGTGTCCAGTTCTAAACGGAATTCGGGTACGAGGTGGctgttctttattttctaaactGAA harbors:
- the LOC114407221 gene encoding kinesin-like protein KIN-5C; this translates as MSSKEKGVNVQVLLRCRPFSDEELRSNVPQVVTCNEYNREVAVSQSIAGKHIDRVFTFDKVFGPSAQQRDLYDQAVIPIVNEVLEGFNCTIFAYGQTGTGKTYTMEGECKRAKSGPNGELPTGAGVIPRAVKQIFDTLESQNAEYSVKVTFLELYNEEITDLLAPEELSKASLEEKQKKQLPLMEDGKGGVLVRGLEEEIVTSAGEIFTLLERGSSKRRTAETLLNKQSSRSHSLFSITIHIKEATPEGEELIKCGKLNLVDLAGSENISRSGAREGRAREAGEINKSLLTLGRVINALVEHLGHIPYRDSKLTRLLRDSLGGRTKTCIIATVSPAVHCLEETLSTLDYAHRAKHIKNKPEVNQKMMKSTLIKDLYGEIERLKAEVYATREKNGVYIPKERYYQEETEKKAMSDQIEQMGVTIETQQKQLEDLQNKYVDQIRQCSDLSNKLDSTQKNLNKTSKLLANTEEELKKCHYTLKEKDFIISEQRKAENALAHQACVLRADLEKAHQDNASLFLKIGREDKLNSDNRAVVNNFQAELAQQVGSLCNTVATSLSEQNEHLEGVKKLCHSFLDLHDKAAVDLKRKVTSLRTLYISHFEAVENVVRLHKAGSDANLEELSSVISSNGHSIEEFLASEATEAGSIFDDLQRTLSTQQDELELFAGKLRSRFNLSLEQIKDISDRSQEFVDKLFEESKKLEDYASQADQMQMKSIDEFKKAYEEQSKSDTEKLIANMTSLVSDHIRRQMDLVDSKLVDLRESGIKNKSFLDGHVSSMGDIVTNAKRKWQAFCVQAEKDAKDTADDSAAKHCRMEKLIQRGVHTAQSAFEHTKKTHEAVNEMGTKHISATESIVRNATDNNVQHVVEVHSARVTAEEDVAKNSEDLLEQLDVTSAQERESISGVLNVVRTHANTLETLREDHNGQATSIEHTTSKTFQQQYRDYEASGTTPIRCEPDVPTKGTIESLRSLPMEDLLEEFRENNPYESNDVKELKPSLIPRSPLTQLN